The segment gtagtgGTGTCTCGGCTGCTCACTGAGACGGTATCCGGTTCCCGCCCAGGTCGTGACAGTGAATCAGTCGAGCTGGACTTCAGATTTGAGGAAGTTGTATGTCTTGATGGTCCCATTCGAGGTTGCTGGGCAAGGATATTGTAGCAGTTGGCACATGGACAAACTGGGTTCGTGTTCagaggtggtggaggagccATGTGGCGGGCGAACCAACTCTGTTTCTTGGAAGGCATGTTGAGAACGGAATGTGTAGAGAAAGGTACAAGGAAATGTGTAGCCGGTTCAAAATGAGGAGGCGTGTGTTGTGCAGTGTAGATCGAGGCCTGTGCTGCTCTTTATGGCTTTCCCATCTGAACACGTCAGTCCAACGAGGGAGGAGTTGCATATTTATATTCTTCAGAGCAGCCGCCACCATTACCCTCCTCCAACACCGCTTCCATGCCAAGCGTGTGTCGAAGGATCCTGAATCGAGGCGTTATACTTGCACCGAGTCTATTCCCGTGGTGGGGCAGCAATCTGTGCCATCTGTGCCGTGTCCTTGAGCTACTAGTAATAACTTGTGTCAGCTGGGAATAAGCCCGATTTGTTCGTTCGCACCGGAGTCAGCGGGTAGCTCCACTTAATCTTGTTAAATCGTTTGACCCTTGTGAGGCTGGCTGGTCCAAGGATTCGATTTCCAAACCACCCTCTGGTGATAGCCGAACATTGCCGAAAAGCCCTGTCAATTTTTCTTCTCGTGTAGAACTAGAACTTCAGATTGGGTCTGTTGACGCTCAAAAGGGCCTCTTCTGATATAATGTATCAAGTTTGCGTCATGTTAAATCGTATGTTGGTTGTCAATATCCGGGCTTTGCAGTCCGAACAAGAGTTGGCTGTGTGAGTTGATGAACCTGGATTCCCATTTCCGCCTTGGGTCTAGTGTGCAGTTCGAGTTTTCTCGGCATGCCTGGCCATGACACAGTTGCTATCGAACGGTGCAAAATCTCATTCAAatttccatgttgccaaagGCTACTAGTGTCGACTAGTCAACTGGTGGTGGCCTCTGGCAACAACGCCTTGCTTACCTAACTTGAGTACATATGTCAATGGTACATGCACATGTACATTGTGTACAGTTGGCTGTCTAAAGCTTAAAGACGGAAAAGATGGTCTTTGAGTTGCGCTCGGTGCACATTCGGCCTTCGCAATTCTTCCAGACTCTCGCACTGAGAGCCTTTTGCATTCGGGCTTGGTCTCCGAAACCCCGAAACTACTACTGCTTAATGCGGAATGACTATCCTCTGACAGATCGCAATTTTCTACGCCTTTCTTTCCAAAATTACACAATCCCCGGCCGGGGAAGCCTCGTGCAAGCCTGCCGTGTCTCCGCTCTCTTCCCGCAACAGCCAGATCAGTCACACACCACACATGCGTACAACCGTAGCAGTGCATACCAGCGTTGAAATAAATGGCATGCCTAGCTCGGCTCATCCGGCCCTGCCCGGCATCAAAAGTGGACATCTGAATGGTCAGGGTCGCATCCTGCGCCACGTATAACGCGCCCGCGCCGGGTACGTATTATCAACACAACACAGCACCAGATGACTTGTAATGAACGGCCCTTCCGTCCGAATCGGCAGTAACCGAGtgatgccgacgatggcgtTGCATTCAATGACAGGCGTGTGCAGGCGAAGCACCTGTCTCAGCTGATTCGTGCCGTGGTGTGCATTTGTACTTTGACGGACTAGTAGTTGCTACAAATTCCCCATGTCGCCGTTTTTAACTTGCAAAGTTGTATCCCAAAGCCACAAATATGCGAATCGACGGATTGCCCGACACGTCCAAGGTGTTTTGTCCATAAATGCGGCTCAGTTCGGCTCGCCATCAAGTTGTGGTGTTAAATCCTAGTGCAGACATATTGAGCATTGTCAAATGCAGCTCTGTGGTCTCGCCTTTGAAGCCTCCACCCTCAATAAACCATCACGGCACTCGTCTCCATCACTCCATCAGGCGGATCATGCCAATGTGATAAATGGCAAACAACCCAAATCCGATTCTATTAACTGCGAAAGGCTGGTTGCATGATACGTCAACAATACACTAGGCCGCCATCTGAGGCAACATTACTTGGAGCCTCCAAAAATCCTGAAATATTACACGAAATGCCAGTCTTTCCCAGTCCACGAGATGCATAATTTTAGATACCCAGGGTGAACTCGACGCCAACGTCAATATCACGAGCTGCAAACCGCAAATTGTTAGGGATTTCTGAACCCGTGGAATGACGTTTGGAGAGTGAAAGTGGGACACAAAAACTTACCCAGCTTGACGACCTTTGACAGCTGCACAGACTTTTCAGCGGCGCTTTGCAAATCATCAATGGAGAAAATCTTCATGCCAGACTCGTTGATGATCTTGTGAGCCTGCTCAACGTTGGTGCCCTGCAGACGAGCGATGATGGGGATCTTAAGGTTGAGGTTCTCGACAGTCTTGATCAGTCCGGTGGCGATGTGGTCGCAACGAACAATACCACCGAAGATGTTGACGAAGATGGCGGTGACCTTGGGGTCGCTGGTGATGAGCTCAAAGGCCTCCTGAATTGCCGCAGGGGTAGCGCCACCACCGACGTCAAGGAAGTTGGCGGGCTGTCCACCGTTGAGCTTGATGATAtccatggtggccatggccaaaccAGCACCGTTGACGAGGCAGCCAATGTCGCCATCGAGCTTAATGAAGTTGAGTCCAGACTTGGCTGCGCGGACCTCATCAGGGTCCTCCTGACTGGTGTCACGCCACTCGAAAACCTCTTTCTGGCGGAAATCGGCATTGTCATCGAagccaaacttggcatccATGCACAGAACCTGGTGGTCGTTGGTCTCAGAGAGAGGGTTGATCTCAATCTGAGTGGAGTCGCGCTCGAGGAAGATCTTGTACAACTTCTGGATGGTATCCTTGGCATCCTCAACGCACTGCTCACTAAAGCCCAGCTTGGTGGCAATGCCACGGGCAATGTCGTCCGTTACACCAGTGTTGATGTCAATGTatgtggtgatgatggcgtcggGGCTCTCTTTGGCTACGGTCTCGATATCCATGCCACCCTGGGACGAGGAGACGATAACAGGGGACTGGGAGGCACGATCCATGAGGATAGCTAGATAAAATTCGCGACGAGCGAACTTGCGCTCGCAAATATAGACAGCGTTGCAGAGACGGCCACCAGCACCGGTCTGCTTGGTGATGAGCTTGTGGCCAATCATTTGCTGGGCAAACATCTCGGCCTCGTGAGGAGAGTAAATGACGCGGACGCCCCCCTTGAGGCCGTTGTCAAAGGTACCCTTGCCTCGTCCACCGGCGAGGACCTGAGCCTTGATGACCATGTCCTCGGTGCCAATCTCCTTTGCgacagccttggcttcttcggCAGTTTTGGCAACAGCGCCCTTAGGAACACCGATACCATACTATGTGCACCATATGGTCAGTAAGAGCAAGTATTTAGCTGCTACCAGAGGATGACGATCCGGGGCAGTCGGGGCTTTGTTACCTGTCGCAGGAGGTCGGCAGAGAGGTACTCGTGAATACTCAGAGCTCGTCGTTGTTGTGCAACGCCAGGGAATCTGACGGCGGGGGCGACCTGAAGCTGTTGAGCAACATGTAGTTAGCAGCTTGATACTAAGGGGATGGCAAGGGAAAAAAATGCGCTAGGTCATGGACGAGACCAGACTGACGAACCTTGGAGGCGTTGAGCGCCGATGCCAGGGCACGGCTGCGTCCGATGTTGAACATGTTGGCGGGAGACTGGCAGCTGCCAATTGACTCGTGACGGAGGAAATAGAGGTATTCGCGATGAGGTCAAGGTGAAAGGACGGGAATGAGGTAAAGGCACAAGGCACCGAAACAGCTCTCAAACCTCAAACGGGAAACCAGCGTGGCAGCTTGGGCCTAGCCAACCCGAGTTTCGCCGGCACTTGGGCGGAAAAAGGTAGCGCCGTCCCCATAGCAGCTTGAGCAAACAGGTCAGAAAGTCACtcgtcaagatggcagccaTCGTTGCTCGTGCCTCGTGCATCAATTGAGCGAACAGGATGGATCAGGCCTATTCACCACCTCTTTGTAACAGCGGCAGTGGCTTTTTTATGCAGAATCCAGATTTTTCGAACTTGTGTGTCCCATGTTGCGTTGTTGACCGACTCCCCGATGTGTCTGGTGCATCCCAGCACCTTCAGCAACCACCAGTTGCGACTTCCTCTCTGGTCAATGCTAAAAGCATCGATGACACATGATCAGTTACAGGGCTGACAAAAGCTTCCATCGTTTATCTCGTTTCTTCACATCTCTTATCCTACACCGGTATTCGATCATTGTTCGTCGAAGGCGGTGTTTTCTTCGTTCGCACCTTCACCAACCAAAACCCCTGCATCCCCCATTGATCTGTTGCAGTTCCACCATGCGCACCATCGTCTTTAGAACGAGGCCCCCGGACCCCTGCCTAGCACCTCGGAATGCATCCAATCCAGAGGCGCCATCTGATTTGCAATATGCATCTCGTACAACCAGCCATTCCCCCATCACCAACCGGACGAGGCCCGTCCTTCAACTCTCCGGCTTGTTGTGAGATTGTGTGTATGCTTCCGGAGCCCGGACCATGAAAAGAAGCTATCAACTTGCGCGCATGCCCTATGCCGACATGGGCCAACCTCATCACATCGGTCACCTTCATTTGCATTTCTCCCATTCTCATTCTTCACAGGCGTTTTTCCATCTTTCTGCTTCCTTCACTGTGAATTGATACTTTGATATTGTGAAAATAATGAGTATTATGCGAGAAATCCGGTCCGCTCCATCATGGATTACCATTGTGGCTGTCGGCGTCTTC is part of the Metarhizium brunneum chromosome 4, complete sequence genome and harbors:
- the tca-9_0 gene encoding Succinate--CoA ligase [ADP-forming] subunit beta, giving the protein MFNIGRSRALASALNASKLQVAPAVRFPGVAQQRRALSIHEYLSADLLRQYGIGVPKGAVAKTAEEAKAVAKEIGTEDMVIKAQVLAGGRGKGTFDNGLKGGVRVIYSPHEAEMFAQQMIGHKLITKQTGAGGRLCNAVYICERKFARREFYLAILMDRASQSPVIVSSSQGGMDIETVAKESPDAIITTYIDINTGVTDDIARGIATKLGFSEQCVEDAKDTIQKLYKIFLERDSTQIEINPLSETNDHQVLCMDAKFGFDDNADFRQKEVFEWRDTSQEDPDEVRAAKSGLNFIKLDGDIGCLVNGAGLAMATMDIIKLNGGQPANFLDVGGGATPAAIQEAFELITSDPKVTAIFVNIFGGIVRCDHIATGLIKTVENLNLKIPIIARLQGTNVEQAHKIINESGMKIFSIDDLQSAAEKSVQLSKVVKLARDIDVGVEFTLGI